The following are encoded together in the Hemicordylus capensis ecotype Gifberg chromosome 4, rHemCap1.1.pri, whole genome shotgun sequence genome:
- the PRG4 gene encoding proteoglycan 4: protein MRMATKANTDYARSRKRKMQLLKITMAWNIYWIALLLFSVLLAQQVSSQDISSCAGRCGEGYSRKHDCQCDSNCQLYMECCTDYKRVCIPELSCKGRCAEAFKRGRQCDCDTDCARFGKCCPDYKEACLVVQTTSAPPKTTATTPSTTTTTTTPLLRTTTKPPTTTPKPKSTTKRSPKTKPKPKPAKKKKKQKKVSHEVMEEHSKQSSSSSSSSTIRRTKASSRNSGDKRKKKNGKNDEEIEETEKAKKSSKSSSKAVKSKAVRVISEEDGSGVDNVVTTVATTTTTTSTTSQPSSTTRQPSTTTTTKQASTTVTTKQPSTTTTVKKPSTTTRQSSTMTTIKQTPTTTKAVATPSMTAMQLLSTAVTTTSASTTTTTRLPSTTTTTGEPSTSSTTRLPSTTTTTEKASTTSTTREPSTTANQPDTERTTKGNKGIESTSLFEDHIIQTPSPQSKKVTTSFSITTTKPLRPNTSLPPHTSSSISKILTSTVAKVTGMTSMKTTTTPAEGTTTISKRDTTTVAMEATSTADRDTTNANSQAVTRMEKSEATNEIDKSDITAANKENTIIDTKDTNSNLGTASPIQTADITTTGTLITDKSDATADSKEATTADKETTSVERRESTAINQEPGMDDKKDSSTVHATVITSADREKATTPLKDTTTSIEKEIKESTTEDNQETENSKERSVTRIKEKMTVGEMETSENQKDSRATAVTEGMPTELLPTIADSSKKETMTPSSPNSRDTTNTIESAITSRTIREIDQSQEPTNKPEQLVTLDNSDLIPDVLLRGTPQPEVDFGSVRPEQSSTVTETIIETDPTRDTANPDGDDKNYKPESSTTVRASTMTQTDPTSNTDRLDGSYTNDKPGSSTTVTETTVTQTDPTNDARRLGSDSNTPEGTTSITQSITQSDPTSSTSSPDSDVKNDIPKATTAIAETIIQTDLSSDIPTPDGDDKNKKSGSSTTAVLTETTTTQTDGDDKNDKPEGTTIVAETKIQTDLPSDTFTPDDADKNQKPESSTIVMGTTPTDLGDTSNPENTNKSDKPEGTTRVTETTQTDPGDTTNPDGGNKSDKPERTTTVTETIITETDPANGTPSPVGDDKSDKPERTTTVTETVITETDPANGTPSPVGDDKSDRPERTTTVTETVITETDPANGTPSPVGDDKSDRPERTTTVTETVITETDPANGTPSPVGDRPEGTTTVTERSITETDPADGTPSPVGDDKSDRPEGTTTVTETVITETDPADGTPSPVGDDKSDRTERTTTVTETVITETDPANGTPSPVGDDKSDRPERTTTVTETVITETDPANGTPSPVGDDRSDRPERTTTVTETVITETDPANATPSPVGEDKSDRPERTTTVTETVITETDPANATPSPVGEDKSDRPERTTTVTETVLTETDPANGTPSPVGDDKSDRPERTTTVTETIITETDPANDTPSPVGDDKSDRPERTTTVTETVITETDPRTGTPSPESDYKNDRPAETTTLRETVITETVIKDTDPRSGTPKPESNDKNDRPEGTTTVTETITIQTDPANGTPNPVGDDKNDKPETTTTVRETITTGTDPSSSDPEIQKIASSPSKSPNDEPSPNGNRNGDRPDDTTEIKETTTIITETNTPNPNQNDKPDNTSKVTQTTTTITTEYNPLSDSPNPDESDRPDSVTTVTKTTTTTTESNPKDGDKNGKTEVITKVTRITTTTTTTTTQKNTTEQPETTTRDVTTNTKIDLVSDKPTTENPTNKNTNTTVTQVTTTSSVTSKPLSTPTSTVDKTTQYTSTLPATLTTKRRVIYYPTTIYSTTRSPERTPNITREYVRPEKIVTPLLYKDVPEEMNLCNKKPADGIVPLQNGSLAVFRGHYYWLLNGTSSPSPCPRKITEVWGIPSPIDTVFSRCNCDGKTFFLKDSQYWRFTNDRMDTGYPKPIIKGFGGLNGKIVAALSVAKHRNRPESVYFFKKGGNVQQYTYKQEGTKKCKQKAVTVKYPAYKPRITMKRQQRRRRRFERALRPHQIFRTMKVHHYPMVQVSHYPTGTLQQEGRITSIWRGFPKEVNSVISVPNYQKPDGYDYYAFSKDQYYNLDVGSRIARPVTSQTGQTVSKAWYKCPSE from the exons TTCAGACTACCTCGGCACCACCAAAGACTACCGCTACAACCCCATcaaccaccacaaccaccaccaccccactgttAAGAACTACCACCAAACCACCAACTACAACACCAAAACCAAAGTCAACAACCAAACGTTCACCCAAAACTAAACCCAAACCAAAGcctgcaaagaagaaaaagaaacaaaagaaagtgTCCCATGAAGTTATGGAAG AACATTCTAAacagtcctcctcctcttcctcctcctcaaccATTCGGAGAACTAAGGCTTCATCAAGAAATTCTGGTGATAAGCGCAAGAAGAAAAATGGTAAAAATGATGAGGAAatagaagaaacagaaaaag ctaaaAAATCATCAAAGTCATCATCCAAAGCTGTAAAATCCAAAGCTGTAAGAGTGATATCGGAGGAGGATGGCAGTGGGGTAGACAATGTAGTGACAACAGTAGCTACCACAACTACCACAACTTCTACTACAAGTCAACCTTCTAGTACAACAAGGCAGCCTTCTACTACAACCACGACAAAGCAGGCTTCTACTACAGTTACAACGAAACAGCCTTCTACTACAACCACAGTGAAGAAACCTTCCACCACAACAAGGCAGTCTTCTACTATGACCACCATAAAGCAAACTCCTACTACAACCAAAGCTGTGGCAACTCCTAGTATGACTGCAATGCAGCTGCTTTCTACTGCTGTTACAACAACGTCAGCTTCTACTACGACCACAACAAGGCTGCCTTCAACTACGACCACAACAGGAGAGCCTTCTACTTCATCCACAACAAGACTGCCTTCAACTACgaccacaacagaaaaggcttcTACTACGTCCACAACGAGAGAGCCTTCTACAACGGCAAATCAACCTGACACGGAGCGTACAACCAAAGGAAATAAAGGTATTGAATCAACTTCTTTGTTTGAAGACcatattatccaaaccccttctcCCCAATCCAAAAAAGTAACCACATCCTTCAGCATTACTACCACAAAACCATTGAGGCCAAATACTAGCTTGCCACCTCACACTTCTTCAAGTATTAGTAAAATACTGACTTCTACTGTGGCTAAAGTCACAGGTATGACTTCTATGAAAACCACAACTACTCCAGCTGAAGGGACAACAACAATATCCAAAAGAGACACTACTACTGTAGCTATGGAAGCAACTTCAACAGCCGACAGAGACACAACCAATGCAAACAGCCAGGCTGTAACAAGAATGGAAAAAAGTGAAGCAACAAATGAAATTGATAAAAGTGATATCACAGCTGCAAATAAAGAGAATACAATAATAGACACTAAAGACACAAATAGTAATTTAGGCACTGCAAGTCCAATACAGACAGCAGATATTACAACCACAGGGACTCTAATAACTGATAAATCCGATGCGACTGCAGATTCCAAAGAAGCAACCACTGCAGATAaggaaacaacatctgtggaaAGAAGAGAATCAACAGCCATTAATCAGGAGCCAGGTATGGATGATAAAAAAGACAGTAGTACTGTTCATGCCACAGTCATCACTTCAGCTGACAGAGAAAAGGCAACTACACCTCTCAAAGATACAACTACAAGTATTGAGAAAGAGATTAAAGAGTCAACCACAGAGGATAATCAAGAGACAGAAAACTCTAAAGAGAGATCTGTTACCAGAATCAAAGAAAAAATGACAGTTGGTGAAATGGAAACTTCAGAAAATCAAAAAGATTCTCGTGCAACTGCTGTTACTGAGGGGATGCCAACTGAATTGCTGCCAACCATAGCCGATAGCTCAAAAAAAGAGACTATGACTCCATCAAGCCCAAATTCTAGAGATACTACAAACACAATAGAATCAGCAATTACATCTCGGACCATCAGAGAAATTGATCAAAGTCAGGAACCAACGAACAAgccagagcaacttgtaactCTAGATAATTCAGATCTCATTCCTGATGTTCTGCTAAGAGGTACACCTCAGCCTGAGGTTGATTTTGGAAGTGTGAGACCAGAACAGAGTAGTACAGTGACAGAGACAATAATAGAGACTGATCCAACAAGAGACACAGCCAAtcctgatggtgatgataaaAATTACAAACCAGAAAGTAGTACTACAGTCAGAGCATCAACAATGACACAGACTGATCCAACAAGCAACACAGACAGGCTTGATGGCAGTTATACAAATGACAAGCCAGGAAGTAGCACAACAGTCACAGAGACAACAGTAACACAGACTGATCCAACAAATGATGCACGCAGACTTGGCAGTGATAGTAACACACCGGAAGGGACAACTTCTATCACACAGAGTATAACACAGTCAGATCCAACAAGTAGCACATCAAGCCCTGACAGTGATGTTAAAAATGACATACCAAAGGCAACTACTGCAATCGCAGAGACAATAATACAGACTGATCTCTCAAGTGACATACCTACtcctgatggtgatgataaaaataaaaaatcaggaaGCAGCACTACAGCAGTACtcacagagacaacaacaacacagactgATGGAGATGATAAAAACGACAAGCCAGAAGGAACTACTATAGTTGCAGAGACAAAAATACAGACTGATCTCCCAAGTGACACATTTACCCCTGATGATGCTGATAAAAACCAAAAGCCAGAAAGCAGTACCATAGTCATGGGGACAACACCAACTGATCTAGGTGACACATCCAATCCTGAGAACACTAACAAAAGTGACAAACCAGAAGGGACTACTAGAGTCACAGAAACAACACAGACTGATCCAGGTGACACAACCAATCCTGATGGTGGTAATAAAAGTGACAAACCAGAAAGGACTACTACAGTCACAGAGACAATCATAACAGAGACTGATCCAGCAAATGGCACACCCAGCCCTGTTGGTGATGATAAAAGTGACAAACCAGAAAGGACTACTACAGTCACAGAGACAGTCATAACAGAGACTGATCCTGCAAATGGCACACCCAGCCCTGTTGGTGATGATAAAAGTGACAGGCCAGAAAGGACTACCACAGTCACTGAGACAGTCATAACAGAGACTGATCCTGCAAATGGCACACCAAGCCCTGTTGGTGACGATAAAAGTGACAGGCCAGAAAGGACTACCACAGTCACTGAGACAGTCATAACAGAGACTGATCCTGCAAATGGCACACCTAGCCCTGTTGGTGACAGGCCAGAAGGGACTACCACAGTCACAGAGAGAAGCATAACAGAGACTGATCCAGCAGATGGCACACCCAGCCCTGTTGGTGATGATAAAAGTGACAGGCCAGAAGGGACTACCACAGTCACAGAGACAGTCATAACAGAGACTGATCCAGCAGATGGCACACCCAGCCCTGTTGGTGATGATAAAAGTGACAGGACAGAAAGGACTACCACAGTCACTGAGACAGTCATAACAGAGACTGATCCTGCAAATGGCACACCCAGCCCTGTTGGTGACGATAAAAGTGACAGGCCAGAAAGGACTACCACAGTCACAGAGACAGTCATAACAGAGACTGATCCTGCAAATGGCACACCAAGCCCTGTTGGTGACGATAGAAGTGACAGGCCAGAAAGGACTACCACAGTCACTGAGACAGTCATAACAGAGACTGATCCAGCAAATGCCACACCTAGCCCTGTTGGTGAAGATAAAAGTGACAGGCCAGAAAGGACTACCACAGTCACAGAGACAGTCATAACAGAGACTGATCCAGCAAATGCCACACCTAGCCCTGTTGGTGAAGATAAAAGTGACAGGCCAGAAAGGACTACCACAGTCACAGAGACAGTCTTAACAGAGACTGATCCAGCAAATGGCACACCCAGCCCTGTTGGTGACGATAAAAGTGACAGGCCAGAAAGGACTACCACAGTCACAGAGACAATCATCACAGAGACTGATCCAGCAAATGACACACCTAGCCCTGTTGGTGATGATAAAAGTGACAGGCCAGAAAGGACTACCACAGTCACAGAGACAGTCATAACAGAGACTGATCCAAGAACTGGCACACCAAGCCCTGAAAgtgattataaaaatgacagacCTGCAGAGACGACAACACTCAGAGAGACAGTAATAACAGAAACAGTAATAAAAGACACTGATCCAAGAAGTGGCACACCCAAACCTGAAAGTAATGATAAAAATGACAGACCCGAAGGGACCACAACAGTTACAGAGACGATAACCATACAGACCGATCCAGCAAATGGCACACCCAACCCTGTTGGTGATGATAAAAATGACAAACCAGAAACAACCACTACAGTCAGAGAAACCATTACAACAGGAACTGATCCTTCTTCAAGCGATCCAGAGATACAAAAAATAGCGTCATCACCCTCTAAGTCACCAAATGATGAGCCTAGTCCCAATGGCAATAGGAATGGTGACAGGCCAGATGATACTACAGAAATAAAGGAGACAACAACAATAATCACAGAAACTAATACACCAAATCCCAATCAAAATGACAAGCCAGACAACACATCCAAAGTCACACAGACAACTACCACCATCACAACAGAATACAATCCACTGAGCGATTCCCCTAATCCTGATGAAAGTGACAGACCAGACAGCGTCACTACAGTCACaaaaacaaccacaaccacaacagAATCAAACCCAAAGGACGGTGATAAAAATGGCAAGACAGAAGTTATCACTAAAGTTACACggataactactactactactaccaccaccactcagAAAAATACAACTGAACAACCAGAAACAACCACACGTGATGTTACAACTAATACAAAAATTGATCTTGTTTCAGATAAACCCACCACAGAAAATCCAACTAACAAGAATACAAATACTACAGTAACACAGGTGACTACAACTTCCTCGGTGACATCCAAACCTCTCAGCACCCCAACTTCTACAGTTGATAAGACTACACAGTATACCTCCACTTTACCTGCCACACTTACAACAAAAAGAAGAGTGATCTATTACCCAACTACAATATATTCCACAACAAGATCTCCTGAGAGAACTCCCAATATAACCAGAGAGTATGTTCGACCAGAAAAGATTGTCACACCCTTATTGTACAAAG ATGTTCCTGAAGAAATGAATTTGTGTAACAAGAAGCCAGCGGATGGGATTGTCCCCTTACAAAATGGATCATTGGCTGTATTCAGGG GTCATTACTACTGGTTGCTGAATGGAACAAGCTCGCCATCACCTTGCCCTCGTAAAATCACTGAGGTGTGGGGCATCCCCTCCCCAATTGACACAGTCTTCTCTAGATGTAATTGTGATGGAAAAACCTTCTTTCTCAAG GATTCTCAATATTGGCGTTTCACCAATGACAGGATGGATACTGGCTATCCCAAGCCCATTATAAAAGGATTTGGAGGATTAAATGGGAAAATTGTAGCAGCTCTCTCTGTAGCTAAACACAGGAACAGGCCAGAATCTGTTTATTTCTTCAAAAAAG GTGGCAATGTCCAGCAATATACCTACAAACAAGAAGGAACAAAGAAGTGCAAGCAGAAAGCTGTGACTGTGAAATACCCAGCATATAAACCAAGAATTACAATGAAGAGgcagcagcgccgccgccgccgctttgaACGTGCACTAAGACCTCATCAGATTTTTCGCACCATGAAAGTCCATCATTACCCAATGGTTCAGGTCAGCCATTATCCAACAG GAACACTGCAGCAAGAGGGCAGAATCACATCAATCTGGAGAGGATTTCCAAAAGAAGTTAATTCTGTTATCTCGGTACCTAATTATCAGAAGCCGGATGGCTACGATTACTATGCTTTTTCTAAAG ATCAATACTATAATCTGGATGTGGGCAGCAGAATTGCAAGACCTGTCACTTCACAGACTGGGCAGACTGTGTCCAAAGCCTGGTACAAATGTCCTTCAGAGTGA